A region from the Helcococcus ovis genome encodes:
- the nusA gene encoding transcription termination factor NusA: MNKEFIRALDEIEKEKGIKKEEIITAVERALEKSFEENYDSTNVEISINEETGDTKVLAIKEVVENVIDPNTQISLEEALFHNKRAKIGKELKIKVTPKNFARVAAQKARNIVIQYIRDAERKVIYESYIDKEKDIINGIIQRIDYKNIYVDLGKSEGYIPEKEQVEGENFKPGDRVKLYVKEVKETSKGPQILLSRRAPEFVAKLFEIEVPEISQGTVEIMSISREAGYRTKIAVYAEDSSIDPVGACVGMKGARVNSIVEEINGEKIDIVVWSKDMKVYISNSLSPSEVVDVYIDADKKEAVAFVPDSQLSLAIGKEGQNVRLAAKLTNWKIDIKAESKMDEVLKELEELKLRESEVHEDFEETTKEVINEDSQNYTLDDINE, encoded by the coding sequence ATGAATAAAGAATTTATAAGAGCTTTAGATGAAATAGAAAAAGAAAAAGGTATAAAAAAAGAAGAAATAATTACTGCGGTTGAAAGAGCTTTAGAAAAAAGTTTTGAAGAAAATTATGATAGTACAAATGTAGAAATTAGCATAAATGAAGAAACAGGAGATACTAAGGTTTTAGCTATAAAAGAAGTTGTAGAAAATGTTATTGATCCAAATACTCAAATTTCCTTAGAAGAAGCTTTATTTCATAATAAACGTGCAAAAATTGGTAAGGAACTTAAGATAAAGGTTACTCCAAAAAACTTTGCAAGAGTAGCAGCTCAAAAAGCAAGAAATATTGTTATACAATATATAAGAGATGCTGAAAGGAAAGTTATCTATGAAAGTTATATTGACAAAGAAAAAGATATAATAAATGGCATAATACAAAGAATTGACTATAAAAATATATATGTAGATTTAGGAAAATCTGAGGGATATATACCTGAAAAAGAACAAGTTGAAGGGGAAAATTTTAAACCCGGAGATAGAGTAAAATTGTATGTAAAAGAAGTAAAAGAAACAAGTAAAGGTCCACAAATATTGTTATCTAGACGAGCTCCTGAATTTGTTGCAAAATTATTTGAAATTGAAGTGCCGGAAATTAGTCAAGGCACGGTAGAAATTATGTCAATTTCCAGAGAAGCAGGATATAGAACAAAAATTGCTGTTTATGCTGAAGATAGTTCTATTGATCCTGTAGGTGCGTGCGTTGGGATGAAAGGTGCCAGAGTCAACTCAATAGTTGAAGAAATAAATGGTGAAAAGATTGATATTGTTGTTTGGAGTAAAGATATGAAAGTATATATCTCAAATTCATTATCACCATCTGAGGTTGTAGATGTATATATTGATGCGGACAAAAAAGAAGCAGTAGCATTTGTTCCGGATAGTCAATTATCTTTAGCTATAGGCAAAGAAGGACAAAATGTTAGATTAGCTGCTAAGCTAACTAATTGGAAAATAGATATAAAAGCTGAAAGTAAAATGGATGAAGTATTAAAAGAATTAGAAGAATTAAAGCTTAGGGAATCTGAAGTTCATGAAGATTTTGAAGAAACAACTAAAGAAGTTATAAATGAAGATTCTCAAAATTATACTTTGGATGATATAAATGAGTAA
- the rbfA gene encoding 30S ribosome-binding factor RbfA encodes MDKKRIKRIESELKKEISVMISNDIKDPRIAPITSITDIELTDDLQSAKIYISVLGSDKEKCDTIDGLQSSIGYIKRELGKRMNLRHIPQLKIILDDNIEEAMRIEKLISEVIKKDTEAQNEREE; translated from the coding sequence ATGGATAAAAAAAGAATCAAAAGAATCGAATCAGAATTAAAAAAAGAAATATCTGTTATGATTAGTAATGATATTAAAGATCCAAGAATTGCACCTATAACTTCTATCACAGATATTGAATTGACTGATGATTTACAATCTGCTAAAATTTATATTTCAGTTTTAGGTAGTGATAAGGAAAAATGTGATACAATTGATGGTTTACAAAGTTCTATCGGTTATATAAAACGTGAATTAGGTAAAAGAATGAACTTAAGACATATTCCTCAATTAAAAATTATATTAGATGATAACATTGAGGAAGCAATGAGAATTGAAAAATTGATTAGTGAAGTAATAAAAAAAGATACAGAGGCACAAAATGAACGTGAAGAATGA
- a CDS encoding DHH family phosphoesterase, with amino-acid sequence MNVKNDFFKLVQKSHNILISGHINPDGDSIGSSFGLALTLKNLGKNVKIIKNDDFPTNLEFIYRDDLYYNDEFNDSIDLFIAVDSGDIERIGDSVKYFELAKNTANIDHHITNTHFADLNIVLEASSACEIVTELCIDYDVIIPEDAATYLYLGILTDTYRFVYESSTSKTLRAAAALLDINANRKLIHDNLYDKLNTNLLLFQADVIKNATRIGDKIIVAMITKDLVEKYNLDFDKTSGIVSLLKTIDGIEVSAIVQEDEPNKQKISFRSQEIIDVSRIAVEFGGGGHVRASGANYEGTLNEVFDKVIKRLEKLYEDGDLSR; translated from the coding sequence ATGAACGTGAAGAATGATTTTTTCAAATTAGTACAAAAATCACATAATATCTTAATTTCGGGACATATAAATCCGGATGGGGATTCAATTGGATCCTCTTTTGGTTTAGCTCTTACGTTAAAAAATTTAGGTAAAAATGTAAAAATTATTAAAAATGATGATTTTCCAACTAATTTAGAGTTTATATATAGAGATGATTTATATTATAATGATGAGTTTAATGATTCAATAGATTTGTTTATAGCTGTGGATAGTGGTGATATTGAAAGAATTGGAGATAGTGTTAAATATTTTGAACTAGCAAAAAATACCGCAAATATAGATCATCATATCACTAATACACATTTTGCAGATTTGAACATTGTTTTAGAAGCAAGCTCAGCTTGTGAAATTGTCACAGAATTATGTATTGACTATGATGTAATTATACCGGAGGATGCTGCAACCTATCTATATTTGGGAATTTTGACAGATACATATAGGTTTGTCTATGAATCTTCAACTTCTAAAACATTAAGAGCGGCTGCTGCACTATTGGATATAAATGCAAATAGAAAATTAATTCATGACAATCTTTATGATAAACTAAATACTAATTTATTACTGTTTCAAGCTGATGTGATAAAAAATGCAACTAGAATTGGAGATAAAATCATAGTTGCAATGATAACTAAAGATTTAGTTGAAAAATATAATTTAGATTTTGATAAAACATCAGGAATTGTTTCATTGTTAAAAACTATTGATGGAATTGAAGTTTCTGCAATAGTTCAAGAAGATGAACCAAATAAACAAAAAATAAGCTTTAGATCTCAAGAAATTATTGATGTATCTAGGATAGCGGTTGAATTTGGCGGAGGTGGCCATGTAAGAGCTTCCGGAGCAAATTACGAGGGGACACTAAACGAAGTATTTGACAAAGTTATAAAAAGATTGGAGAAACTTTATGAAGATGGGGATCTTAGTCGTTAA
- a CDS encoding PolC-type DNA polymerase III, whose product MQFIEFLEEYNKNNKTKLFLDEVSFFKIENELNIKLLSKEDVNIDDIKKYFNKVLENYEVNIEISLFTLKEIFDYFSEVFPSLRYEYNDPKFTIFLLHINQKQFYETKDIFIRFRDKVSKLDIEVEFLENNIDNKDVIEEIAKKREEEILLQIKKAKEKEDRKQEKEVVKKASENGEMFSYGFTKGIPANFTELEDLVNDTNKVKVKGKVYDLESRTVKSGCFIKFSLDNGYYAISCKIFVRSDKIEDFLANFKNGMDVILSGIYAFDEWEKSSILNVTSIEQTILPVRQDLSKEKRIEFNIHTKYTNSESVVDISSLFKTLKTWGHENVGVSDLFNVQAYPEIYKVAKSNGIKLNLGLQTNFIDSEMTILRNYYNLPLDNKDYVVFDLETTGLSNFTDKIIEFGAVKIRNGEIIEVFEEFVNPKEPLSEFTTELTGITNDMVVNADTIDIVLPKFLEFTKNTILVAHNAEFDVEFILAKTSEVGLEFKPVYADTMYISRALNPNLKNHKLDTLTKHYKVNLLNHHRASDDAKATAEVFIKMLKQLDELNIKFNQNINKMDITFDVAQHKEYQGLLYVQNKIGLKNLYIIVSKSNLEYYHRNPSIPLDILESLREGILIGTGNYKSRLFNLISLGYDDEILLNEAKFFNFISLIPLDFSDHLIKRGYIRNEDHLKNINKKLIEIAEIINIPAIAMGDVYYIDKKDYPFRNVLKNYPRKRSQENSGAFYLKNTQEMLNEFSYLGVEKAYEVVVTNSYKLNNMIENISPIADGTFPPNVEKAVERLQTESFEKARAIYGQTLPQLVENRLNRELNSIIGNGYASLYVIAQELVRESNRQGYLVGSRGSVGSSFAATMADITEVNPLPAHYICENCKHVEFNEDERYSCGVDLPDKICPKCSSKMIKEGFDIPFEVFLGFEGDKEPDIDLNFASVYQSKIHKYTEKFFGPGKVFRAGTLGTIAEKTAYGMARKYKEYYPDDEKIQLDNANINRVKRYITGVKRTTGQHAGGLIIVPDNKDIEDFTPVQYPADKKETGIITTHFDYHAIDKNLLKLDLLGHNAPTIIRLLSDKSGVNAVKVPLDDKDTMSIFSSTDKLNIKHEYTNIKDGSLGIPEFGTNFVRGMLADTKPTTFEELIRISGLSHGTDVWLGNAQELIRQGICNLKSAICTRDDIMNYLIEKGLDKKLAFDIMEKVRKGKGVSDDQIKEMKKCSVPDWYIDSCQKIQYMFPKAHAVAYVMMSFRIAYFKVHHPAYFYAVYFTNAISDFKYTHISRGLDYMTSFINTLKSQDNVDINNEFYCYELAEEMYARDIKMEKVDLYKSHPLEFEVIDDNTILAPLMAMENISESMAIRIAEARKSGEFISKEDFINRTKINKTAVETLENAGVFDGMQDTNQIDFFNM is encoded by the coding sequence ATGCAATTTATCGAATTTTTAGAAGAATATAATAAAAACAATAAAACGAAACTTTTTTTAGATGAAGTTTCGTTTTTTAAAATTGAAAATGAACTTAATATAAAGCTTCTTTCGAAGGAAGATGTGAATATTGATGATATAAAAAAATATTTTAATAAAGTGTTGGAAAATTATGAAGTAAACATTGAAATATCATTATTTACATTAAAAGAAATATTTGACTATTTTTCAGAAGTTTTTCCTTCATTGAGATATGAATATAATGATCCGAAATTTACTATATTTTTATTACATATTAATCAAAAGCAATTTTATGAAACTAAAGATATTTTTATAAGATTTAGGGATAAAGTTTCAAAGTTGGATATAGAAGTAGAATTTTTAGAAAATAACATTGATAATAAAGATGTAATTGAAGAAATTGCAAAAAAAAGAGAAGAAGAAATATTACTACAGATAAAAAAAGCTAAAGAAAAAGAAGATAGGAAACAGGAAAAAGAAGTAGTTAAAAAAGCTTCTGAAAATGGAGAAATGTTTTCTTATGGTTTTACAAAAGGTATACCTGCTAATTTTACCGAACTAGAGGATTTAGTTAATGATACAAACAAAGTTAAAGTTAAAGGAAAAGTATACGATCTTGAAAGTAGAACTGTTAAATCCGGTTGTTTTATTAAGTTTTCCTTAGATAATGGCTATTATGCAATTTCATGTAAAATATTTGTAAGAAGTGATAAAATTGAGGACTTTTTAGCTAATTTTAAAAATGGTATGGATGTAATTTTGTCGGGAATTTATGCATTTGATGAGTGGGAAAAATCATCTATATTAAATGTTACAAGTATTGAACAAACAATTTTACCTGTTAGACAAGATTTATCAAAAGAAAAAAGGATAGAGTTTAATATTCATACCAAATATACGAATTCAGAATCTGTAGTCGATATTTCATCTCTATTTAAAACATTAAAGACTTGGGGGCATGAAAATGTAGGTGTATCTGATTTATTTAATGTGCAGGCATATCCTGAAATTTATAAAGTAGCAAAATCTAATGGTATTAAGCTTAACCTAGGATTGCAAACTAATTTTATTGATTCAGAGATGACAATACTTAGAAATTATTATAATTTACCTCTTGATAACAAAGACTATGTTGTATTTGACTTGGAAACAACAGGATTGTCGAATTTTACAGACAAAATTATAGAGTTTGGTGCAGTAAAAATAAGAAATGGTGAAATAATAGAAGTTTTTGAAGAATTTGTAAATCCGAAGGAACCATTAAGTGAATTTACAACTGAATTAACAGGTATTACAAATGATATGGTTGTAAATGCCGATACAATTGATATTGTGCTACCTAAATTTTTAGAATTCACAAAAAACACAATTTTAGTTGCTCATAATGCAGAATTCGATGTTGAATTTATTTTAGCTAAAACAAGTGAAGTAGGTTTAGAATTTAAGCCTGTTTATGCTGATACAATGTATATTTCAAGGGCATTAAATCCTAATTTAAAAAATCATAAATTGGATACTCTAACAAAACATTATAAGGTAAATTTACTAAACCATCATAGAGCTTCTGATGATGCTAAAGCAACAGCAGAAGTATTTATAAAAATGTTAAAACAACTCGATGAATTGAATATTAAATTTAATCAAAATATTAATAAAATGGATATAACATTTGATGTTGCTCAACATAAAGAATATCAAGGATTATTATATGTACAAAATAAGATAGGATTAAAAAATTTATATATAATAGTGTCGAAATCAAATTTAGAATACTATCATAGAAATCCAAGTATACCATTAGATATTTTAGAAAGTTTGCGAGAAGGAATTTTGATCGGAACCGGTAACTATAAAAGTAGATTATTTAATTTAATTTCACTTGGATATGATGATGAAATATTGTTAAATGAAGCTAAATTCTTTAATTTTATTTCATTAATTCCTCTTGATTTCAGTGATCATTTAATTAAAAGAGGTTATATCAGAAACGAAGATCATCTTAAAAATATTAATAAAAAATTAATAGAAATTGCTGAAATAATAAATATTCCTGCGATTGCTATGGGAGATGTTTACTATATTGATAAAAAAGACTATCCTTTTAGAAATGTATTAAAAAATTATCCAAGAAAGAGAAGTCAGGAAAATTCTGGGGCTTTTTACTTAAAAAATACTCAGGAAATGTTAAATGAATTTTCATATCTAGGCGTTGAAAAAGCTTATGAAGTTGTAGTTACAAATTCATATAAATTAAATAATATGATTGAAAATATTTCGCCTATTGCAGATGGTACATTTCCACCTAATGTAGAAAAAGCTGTTGAAAGATTACAAACAGAATCGTTTGAAAAAGCGAGGGCAATATATGGTCAAACACTACCACAATTAGTTGAGAATAGATTAAATAGGGAGTTAAATTCTATTATAGGAAATGGATATGCTTCATTATATGTAATTGCTCAAGAACTTGTAAGGGAATCTAATAGACAAGGTTATTTAGTAGGTTCTAGAGGTAGTGTAGGATCAAGTTTTGCAGCAACAATGGCAGATATTACAGAAGTAAATCCTCTTCCTGCACATTATATATGTGAAAACTGTAAACATGTAGAATTTAACGAAGATGAAAGATATTCTTGTGGTGTTGATTTACCTGATAAAATTTGTCCAAAATGCAGTAGTAAGATGATTAAAGAAGGTTTTGATATTCCATTTGAAGTATTCTTAGGATTTGAAGGAGATAAAGAACCTGATATTGACTTGAACTTTGCATCTGTTTATCAATCAAAAATCCATAAATACACAGAAAAATTCTTTGGACCCGGTAAAGTATTTAGAGCTGGTACTTTAGGTACGATTGCTGAAAAAACTGCATATGGTATGGCAAGAAAATATAAAGAATACTACCCTGATGATGAAAAAATTCAACTTGATAATGCAAATATAAATAGAGTAAAAAGATATATTACCGGTGTTAAAAGAACAACGGGACAGCATGCCGGTGGTCTTATTATTGTACCTGATAATAAAGATATTGAAGATTTTACACCTGTGCAATATCCGGCAGATAAAAAAGAAACAGGAATTATAACTACTCATTTTGATTATCATGCAATAGATAAAAACTTATTAAAGCTTGATTTACTTGGACATAATGCTCCAACTATTATTAGATTATTGTCGGATAAAAGTGGAGTAAATGCTGTAAAAGTTCCTTTGGATGATAAGGATACAATGAGCATATTCAGCTCAACTGATAAACTTAATATCAAACATGAATATACAAATATTAAAGATGGTTCTCTTGGAATACCAGAATTTGGTACAAATTTTGTTCGTGGTATGCTAGCAGATACTAAACCTACAACATTTGAAGAGTTGATACGTATTTCAGGGTTATCACACGGCACAGATGTATGGTTAGGAAATGCTCAAGAACTAATTAGACAGGGAATTTGTAATTTAAAGAGTGCAATATGTACTCGTGATGATATTATGAACTATTTAATAGAAAAAGGATTGGATAAAAAACTTGCATTTGATATTATGGAAAAAGTTAGAAAAGGTAAAGGCGTATCTGATGATCAGATTAAGGAAATGAAAAAATGTAGTGTGCCTGACTGGTATATTGACTCATGTCAGAAAATACAATATATGTTTCCTAAAGCACATGCTGTGGCATATGTTATGATGAGTTTTAGAATCGCATATTTTAAGGTACATCATCCAGCATATTTTTATGCTGTATATTTTACAAATGCAATTTCTGATTTTAAATATACACATATTTCAAGAGGACTTGATTATATGACTTCATTTATAAATACATTAAAATCTCAAGATAATGTTGATATAAATAATGAATTTTACTGTTATGAACTTGCAGAGGAAATGTATGCTAGAGATATAAAGATGGAAAAGGTAGATTTATACAAATCACATCCTTTAGAATTTGAAGTAATTGATGATAATACTATTTTAGCACCTCTTATGGCAATGGAAAATATTTCTGAATCAATGGCTATTAGAATTGCAGAAGCTAGAAAATCCGGAGAATTCATTTCTAAAGAAGATTTTATAAATAGAACTAAAATTAACAAGACAGCTGTCGAAACACTTGAAAATGCAGGTGTTTTTGATGGCATGCAAGATACAAATCAAATTGACTTTTTTAATATGTAA
- a CDS encoding ribosome maturation factor RimP, translating to MSKNLIEQLKLEFEPNITDMGYELVDIEFIKENGENYLRFYIYSDNGINIDDCEKVSRYLDARLDELDPISVHYYLEVSSPDLNRPLKTDDDLRRNIGRIIEVHLYKKINGIKDYVAILQEYSSDDIILSDDNNEKIILKRKDISLIKIWLEF from the coding sequence ATGTCAAAAAATTTAATTGAACAATTAAAACTTGAATTTGAACCTAATATAACAGATATGGGGTATGAATTAGTTGACATAGAATTTATTAAAGAGAATGGCGAAAATTATTTAAGGTTTTATATATATAGTGATAATGGTATTAATATAGATGATTGTGAAAAAGTTTCAAGATATTTAGATGCTAGATTAGATGAATTAGATCCTATTAGTGTACATTATTATCTTGAAGTTTCATCTCCTGATTTAAATAGACCGTTAAAGACTGATGATGATTTAAGGCGAAATATTGGACGAATTATTGAAGTTCATTTATATAAAAAGATAAATGGAATTAAAGATTATGTGGCAATTTTACAAGAATATAGTTCTGATGATATTATATTATCAGATGATAACAACGAAAAAATAATATTAAAAAGAAAGGATATAAGCCTAATTAAAATTTGGTTAGAGTTTTAG
- the rseP gene encoding RIP metalloprotease RseP, which produces MSTAINIIIGLLMFLFLITIHEGGHFTGAKLSGIKVNEFSIGMGPSIYSKQGKETLYSLRALPIGGYVMMEGEESDSEDERSYNNSKPWKKFITILAGPGINLLFAVIVFFGINAFKGTPSTIVNKVLDNSPAQMAEIKPGDKILKINGNNINIFPEIVSELRNSKQKANILILRDNKQLSIELNTVDKNGQKSIGILPVLEGGILSNLKYSFYMTFYTMGEIWNGLRGLVSGALGLNQLSGPVGVIKQVGTVVNNGFESFLIFAAVISINLGFFNLLPIPALDGSKLLFIICEMIIGKPINRKFEERITIVGFIFLLGLILLVTIKDVISLF; this is translated from the coding sequence ATGAGTACAGCAATAAATATTATTATTGGATTATTAATGTTTTTATTTTTAATTACAATACACGAAGGAGGACATTTTACAGGTGCGAAATTGTCCGGTATTAAGGTTAACGAGTTTTCAATAGGTATGGGACCATCCATATATAGTAAACAGGGAAAAGAAACTCTTTATTCATTAAGAGCATTACCAATTGGAGGTTATGTCATGATGGAAGGAGAAGAAAGTGATTCCGAGGATGAAAGAAGTTATAATAATTCTAAACCTTGGAAAAAATTTATTACAATTTTAGCAGGACCGGGAATTAACTTGTTATTTGCAGTGATTGTATTTTTTGGTATTAACGCATTTAAGGGGACTCCCTCAACAATTGTAAATAAAGTTTTAGATAATTCTCCAGCACAAATGGCTGAAATTAAACCCGGAGATAAAATTCTAAAGATAAATGGAAATAATATTAATATTTTTCCGGAAATAGTTTCTGAATTAAGAAATTCTAAACAAAAAGCAAATATTTTAATTTTAAGAGATAATAAACAACTTTCTATCGAATTAAATACAGTAGATAAAAATGGACAAAAATCTATAGGTATTTTACCAGTATTAGAAGGAGGTATTTTAAGTAATTTAAAATATTCATTTTATATGACCTTCTATACTATGGGCGAGATTTGGAATGGTTTAAGAGGTTTAGTATCAGGTGCTTTAGGATTGAATCAATTATCAGGACCTGTAGGTGTTATAAAGCAAGTAGGCACAGTTGTTAATAATGGTTTTGAATCATTTCTAATATTTGCTGCAGTAATTTCTATCAATTTAGGATTCTTTAATTTATTACCTATACCCGCACTTGATGGCTCTAAATTATTATTTATAATTTGTGAAATGATTATTGGTAAACCAATAAATAGAAAATTTGAAGAAAGAATTACAATCGTTGGATTTATATTTTTACTTGGACTAATTTTATTAGTTACAATTAAAGATGTAATTTCACTATTTTAG
- the rnpM gene encoding RNase P modulator RnpM yields the protein MSNSDLRLRKCIVCKEQKSKKDLIRIVKDKEGNINIDYSGKLNGRGAYICKNKSCLNTAISKKLLNRHLKTNVDDKIYKELETM from the coding sequence ATGAGTAATTCAGATTTGAGATTAAGAAAATGCATTGTGTGCAAAGAACAAAAATCTAAAAAAGATTTAATTAGAATAGTAAAAGATAAAGAAGGAAATATTAATATAGATTATAGTGGAAAACTTAATGGTAGGGGTGCCTATATATGTAAAAATAAAAGTTGTTTGAATACTGCGATTTCAAAAAAACTTTTAAATCGTCACTTAAAAACAAACGTAGATGATAAAATTTACAAGGAGTTGGAAACTATGTAG
- the infB gene encoding translation initiation factor IF-2 — protein MSKTRVYELAKELKLSSKGLIKILDEEFGLEVSSHMSVLEDENLELIKEYFAELEEEKSNKNKKKKEIIEKEEIKDYEEYNDEYEKIDRKKKKKQKKDKKLQVEFKEDVKQEQAESKIVYIEEGITIKEFAEKLNKPVTVIITELMKMGIMSNMNQEIEIEKAIEIGMIFDIEVEEKLLVEENDANDISSIDFEDKEEDLELRAPVVTVMGHVDHGKTSLLDKMRHSRVTSTEAGGITQHIGASSIYVDGKKIVFLDTPGHEAFTQMRLRGANATDIAILVVAADDGVMPQTIEAINHAKAAGVPIIVAINKMDKYEANPDKVKSELAEQGLTPEDWGGKTIMIPVSAHTGEGIDELLEMILMVAEIEELKANPNRPAVGIVIEAQLDKGRGPVATVLINKGTLNKGDFVVSGRSSGKVRAMFDSNQKEVKKAKPSTAVLILGLSDVPEAGDKIYAIEDEKLGKKFADRAAQKEKDEFIKRTSKVNLDQLFNKISDGEVKGLNIIVKTDVKGTIEAVSTSLTKLSNEEVKVNVIHGAVGGINESDVMLASASDAIIIGFNVRPNQGAKSQAEAQDIEIRTYRVIYEAIEDIKKAINGMLAPKFVEQVIGTAEVREVFRVPNVGNIAGIYVTNGQMQRNAKIRLLRNDVVIHEGEITSLKRYKDDVKELNQGYEGGLGIQNYNDIKVGDTLEAFIDKEVER, from the coding sequence ATGTCAAAAACAAGAGTATATGAATTGGCGAAAGAATTAAAATTATCAAGTAAAGGATTAATTAAAATATTAGACGAAGAGTTTGGTTTAGAAGTTTCTAGTCATATGTCAGTTTTAGAGGATGAAAACTTAGAACTAATAAAAGAATATTTTGCTGAACTTGAAGAAGAAAAGAGCAATAAAAATAAAAAGAAAAAAGAAATAATTGAAAAAGAAGAAATAAAAGATTACGAAGAATATAATGATGAATATGAAAAAATAGATAGAAAGAAGAAAAAGAAACAAAAAAAAGATAAAAAATTACAAGTTGAATTCAAAGAAGATGTAAAGCAAGAACAAGCTGAATCAAAAATTGTTTATATTGAAGAAGGTATTACTATTAAAGAATTCGCTGAAAAATTAAATAAACCGGTAACAGTAATTATAACTGAACTTATGAAAATGGGTATAATGTCAAATATGAACCAAGAAATTGAAATTGAAAAAGCAATAGAAATAGGTATGATATTTGATATTGAAGTTGAAGAAAAGTTATTAGTTGAAGAAAATGATGCAAATGATATTTCAAGTATTGACTTTGAAGATAAAGAAGAAGATTTAGAATTAAGAGCTCCTGTAGTTACAGTTATGGGACATGTAGACCATGGTAAAACATCTCTTCTAGATAAAATGAGACATTCTAGAGTTACAAGTACTGAAGCTGGTGGAATTACACAACATATTGGTGCTTCTTCAATATATGTTGATGGAAAGAAAATTGTATTTTTAGATACTCCAGGTCACGAAGCCTTTACTCAAATGAGATTAAGAGGTGCTAATGCAACAGATATAGCTATATTGGTAGTAGCTGCTGATGATGGAGTTATGCCTCAAACTATTGAAGCTATAAATCATGCTAAAGCTGCTGGTGTACCAATAATAGTTGCCATAAATAAAATGGATAAATATGAAGCAAATCCTGATAAAGTAAAATCCGAATTAGCAGAACAGGGCTTAACACCTGAAGATTGGGGTGGAAAAACTATTATGATTCCTGTATCAGCACATACTGGTGAAGGTATAGATGAGCTATTGGAAATGATTTTAATGGTTGCAGAAATTGAAGAATTGAAAGCTAATCCAAATAGACCGGCTGTTGGTATTGTTATAGAGGCACAATTAGATAAAGGTAGGGGACCAGTTGCAACAGTACTTATAAATAAAGGTACGTTAAATAAGGGAGACTTTGTTGTTTCTGGACGTTCAAGTGGTAAAGTAAGGGCAATGTTTGATAGTAATCAAAAAGAAGTAAAAAAAGCAAAACCTTCAACTGCTGTATTAATTTTAGGTTTATCAGATGTTCCTGAAGCAGGGGATAAAATTTATGCTATTGAAGACGAAAAATTAGGTAAAAAATTTGCTGATAGAGCAGCACAAAAAGAAAAAGATGAGTTTATCAAGAGAACATCTAAAGTTAATTTGGATCAATTGTTTAATAAAATTTCTGATGGGGAAGTTAAAGGCCTTAATATAATTGTTAAGACAGACGTAAAAGGTACTATAGAGGCTGTAAGTACATCCTTAACTAAACTTTCAAATGAAGAAGTTAAAGTAAATGTAATTCACGGGGCTGTAGGAGGTATAAATGAATCTGATGTTATGTTAGCTTCAGCTTCTGATGCAATTATTATAGGATTTAATGTAAGACCAAATCAAGGGGCTAAATCTCAAGCGGAAGCTCAGGATATTGAAATAAGAACATATAGAGTTATTTATGAAGCTATTGAAGATATCAAAAAAGCCATAAATGGTATGTTAGCACCTAAGTTTGTTGAACAAGTTATTGGTACTGCTGAGGTAAGAGAAGTATTTAGAGTACCTAATGTAGGTAATATAGCTGGTATCTATGTTACAAATGGACAAATGCAAAGAAATGCAAAAATAAGATTATTAAGAAACGATGTTGTAATACATGAAGGAGAAATAACCTCATTAAAACGTTATAAAGATGATGTTAAAGAATTAAACCAAGGCTATGAAGGTGGTTTGGGTATTCAAAATTATAATGACATAAAAGTTGGAGATACTTTAGAAGCATTTATTGATAAAGAAGTTGAAAGATAG